In Bacillus sp. SB49, a single window of DNA contains:
- a CDS encoding (Fe-S)-binding protein: MSEQLKERLSYDRTIDCVQCGYCLPACPTYETMEKETHSPRGRINLIKMVAEGKAAVEELKEPIEKCLGCMACTVVCPTNVQYGELLESAKTFMEEETGKPRPQRWMESFLYKEFFPSSKWMDFLGNAAWLYQKTGTQKAAGHFGLLKRISEPLGQMESVLPAMPPPKLRKQRANRYVRMRPAKAKVGFFRGCIMDSVFFESNENTLELLLRSGAEIVIPEQQTCCGALHGHSGKKEEATELAKRNIEAFEEENFDYIVNNAGGCGARLIEYATLFEEGTTWHKRALQFTHRVKDISEVLVEMDGLIFNKSLDVAVTYQPSCHLRNVQKVTNKPIDLLKRIPGLTLKELDRPEFCCGSAGVYNIVNYEEAMDILDVKMKDVCQTGPDRIITSNPGCLLQMKLGVEREGKSGVMDSVHIVDLLMEADPLPK, translated from the coding sequence ATGAGTGAACAATTGAAAGAAAGGTTGTCCTATGACAGGACCATTGATTGTGTCCAGTGCGGCTATTGCCTCCCAGCCTGTCCGACATATGAAACGATGGAGAAAGAAACGCACTCGCCAAGGGGAAGGATCAATCTGATTAAAATGGTGGCAGAAGGAAAAGCGGCAGTAGAGGAATTGAAAGAACCGATTGAGAAATGCCTTGGCTGTATGGCCTGTACAGTCGTCTGTCCCACTAACGTCCAGTACGGAGAGCTTTTGGAAAGTGCAAAGACGTTCATGGAAGAAGAAACAGGAAAGCCCCGCCCGCAAAGATGGATGGAAAGCTTCTTATACAAGGAGTTTTTTCCTTCCTCGAAGTGGATGGATTTCCTGGGAAATGCGGCGTGGCTCTATCAGAAGACGGGGACACAGAAAGCAGCTGGTCATTTCGGGCTCCTTAAGCGTATTTCCGAGCCGCTTGGACAGATGGAATCGGTGCTCCCGGCCATGCCGCCGCCGAAACTGCGTAAGCAGAGAGCGAATCGCTATGTAAGGATGCGCCCGGCTAAGGCTAAGGTTGGGTTTTTTAGAGGATGTATCATGGACAGCGTTTTTTTTGAATCCAATGAAAATACGCTCGAACTGCTCCTGCGAAGTGGAGCAGAGATCGTTATTCCTGAGCAGCAGACGTGCTGTGGGGCCCTTCATGGTCACTCCGGAAAAAAGGAAGAGGCGACGGAGCTGGCCAAGAGAAATATAGAAGCATTTGAGGAAGAGAACTTCGATTATATTGTGAATAATGCAGGAGGCTGCGGAGCACGTTTAATCGAATATGCCACTCTTTTTGAAGAAGGAACAACATGGCACAAGCGGGCTCTCCAATTTACACATCGGGTGAAAGACATATCGGAAGTATTGGTGGAGATGGACGGCCTTATCTTTAATAAGTCGTTGGATGTGGCAGTTACTTATCAGCCATCCTGTCATTTGAGAAATGTTCAGAAGGTGACGAACAAACCCATCGATCTCTTAAAGCGTATTCCGGGGCTTACCTTAAAAGAGCTGGATCGACCAGAGTTCTGCTGCGGATCTGCGGGGGTATATAACATTGTCAACTATGAAGAGGCGATGGATATCCTGGATGTTAAAATGAAGGACGTTTGTCAGACGGGGCCGGACAGGATCATAACGTCCAACCCAGGCTGCCTCCTGCAGATGAAGCTTGGTGTCGAAAGGGAAGGAAAGAGTGGGGTGATGGATTCGGTTCACATCGTCGATCTGCTGATGGAAGCGGATCCGCTCCCGAAATAG
- a CDS encoding sensor histidine kinase, with product MKLSNKIHVYTTVLFTVLLVLISLSVYFTFSHISYDSDLEQTRLEAERIAAGINEQESTSLSTDLLRAYVPANGMIRIIRRNGQAETVAAGSQQDLADQEYRYYQGEQVEVEKYDETPHAVAAVPVLWMNGEVASLQLTQSLASTSSNLEVLRLVLLVVTILAILPLFLSARILSNLITKPIVSLTDTMQEIRGSGEFKQIETEKQSKDELDQMADAFNQMIIQLERNYERQEQFVSNASHELKTPLTVIESYSSLLKRRGNKDEKLFRESIEAIYSEAKQMRALTQQLLLLAKQEEHWNVKKENIPLVSLLESTVVSFEKAYSRQVRLLSDSAVTVYTDEQKLKQLLYILMDNAKKYSDEAIAVFVKQHSSKVIIDVVDEGIGMTGQELEHVFDRFYQVDQSRSEGYGLGLSLAQELAEAIGAELKLTSIKGKGTTASIILAHSQKNLR from the coding sequence ATGAAATTATCGAATAAAATCCACGTCTACACCACAGTGCTGTTCACTGTCTTACTGGTCCTGATCAGCCTGTCTGTTTATTTCACGTTCAGCCATATCAGTTACGACAGCGACTTGGAACAAACGCGTCTCGAGGCAGAGCGTATCGCTGCCGGTATCAACGAACAGGAGAGCACTTCCCTGTCCACAGACCTTCTCAGGGCTTATGTACCGGCAAACGGTATGATTAGAATCATACGCCGAAACGGACAAGCGGAAACGGTGGCGGCAGGCAGTCAGCAGGACCTCGCTGATCAGGAGTACCGGTATTATCAGGGAGAACAGGTGGAAGTAGAGAAATACGACGAAACACCTCACGCTGTAGCTGCTGTTCCGGTTCTCTGGATGAATGGAGAAGTGGCGTCTCTGCAATTGACGCAGAGTCTTGCTTCAACGTCGTCCAACTTAGAAGTTTTAAGACTAGTGCTTTTGGTCGTTACCATTCTTGCTATCCTTCCACTTTTTCTTTCTGCGCGCATCCTTAGCAACCTAATAACGAAGCCGATCGTATCGCTTACCGATACGATGCAGGAAATCAGGGGAAGTGGAGAGTTCAAACAGATTGAGACAGAGAAGCAGTCCAAGGATGAACTTGATCAGATGGCGGATGCCTTTAATCAAATGATCATACAGCTCGAGCGAAATTATGAACGTCAAGAGCAGTTCGTATCCAATGCATCCCATGAATTGAAAACACCATTGACTGTTATTGAATCCTATTCCAGCTTACTGAAACGTCGTGGGAATAAAGACGAGAAACTCTTCCGTGAATCTATAGAAGCAATCTATTCTGAGGCGAAGCAAATGAGAGCACTGACTCAGCAGCTGCTTTTATTGGCGAAACAAGAGGAGCACTGGAATGTGAAGAAGGAGAATATACCGCTGGTTTCGTTACTTGAGTCAACGGTAGTCTCCTTTGAAAAAGCCTATAGTCGACAGGTGCGCTTACTTTCAGATAGTGCCGTAACCGTATATACAGACGAACAGAAGCTGAAGCAGCTGCTTTATATCTTAATGGACAATGCAAAAAAATACAGCGACGAAGCAATCGCTGTTTTTGTCAAACAGCACAGTAGTAAGGTCATTATCGATGTGGTTGATGAAGGGATTGGAATGACGGGTCAGGAACTTGAACACGTGTTCGACCGATTCTATCAGGTTGATCAATCCCGCTCGGAAGGATATGGCCTTGGGTTATCCCTTGCACAGGAGCTTGCCGAGGCAATTGGGGCGGAACTGAAGTTGACGAGTATTAAAGGGAAAGGCACGACGGCTTCGATAATCCTTGCCCATTCTCAGAAGAATCTCAGATAA
- a CDS encoding response regulator transcription factor, translating to MKADILVIEDEQKIARVLEIELEYEGYTVTKAHDGAEGMDLFRSKSWDLVLLDVMLPSMSGTDVLKRIRKGDTATPVIMLTAKDNVEDKVTGLDLGANDYVTKPFDFEELLARIRAALRFKPADETGEPGLSLADLKVNESTHEVSRGEDKIDLTAKEFALLVYLLKNKRQVLNREQLLDGVWGYDYYGDTNIVDVYIRYLRNKMDKNYEPKLLHTVRGVGYVLKDPR from the coding sequence ATGAAAGCGGATATTCTCGTTATTGAAGATGAACAGAAAATTGCGCGTGTGCTTGAAATCGAACTCGAGTATGAAGGTTACACCGTGACAAAGGCACACGATGGAGCGGAGGGGATGGACCTTTTCCGTTCGAAGTCCTGGGACCTGGTTCTCCTAGATGTCATGCTTCCAAGTATGAGCGGTACCGATGTGCTGAAGCGAATAAGAAAGGGAGATACGGCAACTCCTGTAATTATGCTGACGGCTAAAGATAACGTCGAAGATAAAGTGACAGGGCTGGACCTTGGCGCAAACGATTATGTGACCAAGCCGTTTGATTTTGAAGAATTATTAGCAAGAATTCGAGCTGCTCTACGCTTCAAACCTGCTGATGAAACAGGCGAGCCGGGTTTGTCTCTTGCGGATCTTAAAGTAAATGAATCGACACATGAGGTGAGCCGCGGAGAGGATAAGATCGATTTGACCGCTAAAGAATTCGCGCTGCTCGTTTATTTATTGAAGAACAAGCGGCAGGTCTTGAACAGGGAGCAGCTTCTCGACGGGGTGTGGGGCTATGACTACTATGGAGATACGAATATCGTGGACGTCTATATTCGTTATCTTCGTAACAAAATGGACAAGAACTATGAACCGAAGCTGCTGCACACCGTCCGGGGCGTCGGTTATGTGTTAAAGGATCCGCGATGA
- a CDS encoding PepSY domain-containing protein, which produces MSKLWKLLLSTVGLLLLLLLGWQMINDRSSAEPLTDNDVRTKVEDQYSGEVSRIIAEDDHYTATVQTDAGTYEVTVLKVDGSIANVQRVAGSDTTDQQQKEESSDPPEENSPSSETKTISEQEAERLALAEVDGEVDDVDLEENDGTIYYLVEIEQKDEREATVQVHAVTGEVMSVSWDD; this is translated from the coding sequence ATGTCAAAATTATGGAAGCTATTGTTGTCAACAGTCGGCCTGCTCCTTCTCCTTCTCCTTGGCTGGCAGATGATTAATGACCGTTCCAGTGCAGAGCCGTTAACTGATAACGATGTCCGCACGAAAGTGGAAGACCAGTACAGTGGAGAAGTGAGCCGAATAATAGCTGAGGATGACCACTATACAGCCACTGTTCAAACAGATGCAGGGACGTATGAAGTCACGGTGCTGAAAGTAGATGGAAGTATTGCCAATGTGCAGAGGGTCGCTGGAAGCGACACTACAGATCAACAGCAGAAGGAAGAGTCGTCTGACCCACCTGAGGAAAACAGTCCATCATCTGAAACTAAGACAATTTCCGAGCAGGAAGCGGAAAGGCTAGCATTAGCGGAAGTAGACGGAGAGGTAGATGACGTGGACCTCGAAGAGAATGACGGAACTATCTATTATTTAGTGGAAATTGAACAAAAGGATGAGCGAGAAGCAACCGTCCAGGTACACGCCGTGACAGGAGAGGTCATGTCCGTGAGTTGGGACGATTAA